A single region of the Salvelinus sp. IW2-2015 linkage group LG20, ASM291031v2, whole genome shotgun sequence genome encodes:
- the LOC139029379 gene encoding putative uncharacterized protein DDB_G0271606, which translates to MLSYPSFLVHASLTHIPSYLDCLAGGPKSDEAETEESHQSQQKQREPPVGLREEDHIQLPPHLVVNGHYIAEQQCNRRPTDTTSRSLQSAAVVNGQLHRLEQHQKHLRERQEQERQKRQWLEEECLRQEQQMQLERQRRELLQLQLQQQQQEHRHRRQVLQWQLELEQQLKQQLRQQQKQQQQQQLRSPSAVMLSPSSGLCTIYEAMETSEEEDEGQERKQNRERETRMPQEKWTSKQTWPESRQQGPRPIPPTDLDWSKKVDIVQQLINQTLLLSGDRGCPPLLLLPVGSGGTLSPLESSMWPKLLSPLSPPSATVTSVSSYSPDSQGSSPQGDWTVVELETQH; encoded by the coding sequence ATGCTGTCCTACCCCTCCTTTTTGGTGCATGCGTCTCTAACGCACATCCCAAGTTATCTTGACTGTCTAGCAGGAGGGCCCAAGAGTGATGAAGCGGAGACCGAAGAGTCCCACCAGTCACAACAGAAGCAGAGAGAGCCACCCGTGGGCCTACGGGAGGAGGACCACATCCAGCTTCCTCCTCATCTCGTAGTGAACGGCCACTACATCGCAGAGCAGCAGTGCAACAGGAGACCCACTGACACCACCTCCAGGTCCCTCCAGTCTGCAGCTGTAGTCAATGGTCAGCTGCACAGGCTGGAGCAGCACCAGAAGCACCTGAGAGAGCGGCAGGAGCAGGAGAGGCAGAAGAGGCAGTGGCTAGAGGAGGAGTGTCTGAGGCAGGAGCAGCAGATGCAGCTGGAAAGGCAGCGTCGGGAGCTCCTCCAGCTCCaactccagcagcagcagcaggagcacaGACACCGCCGCCAGGTGCTGCAGTGGCAGCTAGAGCTGGAGCAACAGCTCAAACAACAGCTCAGACAgcaacagaaacaacaacagcagcagcagttgaGGAGTCCGTCTGCAGTCATGCTCTCCCCATCCTCTGGGCTCTGCACCATCTATGAGGCCATGGAAACcagcgaggaggaggacgagggtcAGGAAAGaaagcagaacagagagagggaaacaagGATGCCGCAGGAGAAGTGGACATCCAAGCAGACCTGGCCAGAGTCACGCCAGCAGGGGCCGCGTCCCATTCCTCCAACGGACCTGGACTGGAGCAAGAAGGTGGACATTGTTCAGCAGCTCATCAACCAAACCCTGCTGCTGTCCGGGGACAGGGGTTGCCCCCCTCTGCTCCTGCTGCCTGTGGGGAGCGGGGGCACCCTGAGCCCCCTGGAGAGCAGCATGTGGCCCAAACTGCTGTCCCCGCTCAGTCCCCCCTCTGCCACTGTCACCTCTGTTAGCAGCTACTCCCCAGACAGCCAGGGCAGCTCCCCCCAGGGAGACTGGACCGTGGTGGAGCTGGAGACACAGCACTGA
- the LOC139029391 gene encoding transcriptional regulatory protein AlgP-like — protein sequence MKPDGVATAAMEPMEALDADPVNEPVAMGEEPNQAVPAPQTEGVGQQGEMGQGEPQPEPAQVAPTKTGNSKAAADPKAKTKAPSAKTKPGTTTTIKTTTGPGSRPNTAQSRLTNGVSKPHANGVAKKTTTGAPEKTTPKRPVGTAVAPTTKTTAKVGEKKPAGTTRPTSAPAATNGVKAITGTAAKKTPAAPTNGVKATTTAAKKPTAPRPVSAATTKPSTAAAPKPDRPPVSKTTRPATGAPGSRPASAAARPATASTAKSSTSTAKPGTPTAKTTSTTPRPLAWG from the exons ATGAAACCGGATGGGGTTGCCACGGCAGCGATGGAGCCAATGGAAGCACTGGACGCCGATCCGGTAAACGAGCCAGTTGCGATGGGAGAGGAGCCTAACCAGGCTGTGCCGGCACCTCAGACGGAGGGAGTTGGCCAGCAGGGAGAGATGGGGCAGGGAGAGCCTCAACCAGAGCCAGCCCAAGTGGCCCCCACCAAGACGGGGAACAGCAAGGCTGCAGCAGACCCGAAAGCCAAGACCAAGGCCCCCTCTGCTAAGACAAAGCCTGGGACCACCACCACAATTAAGACCACGACCGGACCAGGGTCTCGACCCAACACCGCCCAGAGCCGACTGACCAACGGGGTTTCCAAGCCACATGCCAACGGAGTGGCCAAGAAGACCACCACTGGAGCCCCAGAGAAGACCACGCCCAAGAGGCCCGTAGGCACAGCCGTTGCCCCTACCACTAAGACCACCGCCAAGGTTGGTGAGAAGAAGCCAGCGGGCACCACCCGCCCTACGTCGGCTCCTGCTGCCACCAACGGGGTGAAGGCCATCACAGGAACAGCAGCAAAGAAGACACCTGCGGCGCCAACTAATGGTGTCAAAGCCACCACCACCGCTGCTAAGAAGCCCACAG CTCCCCGGCCTGTCTCTGCAGCTACCACCAAGCCCAGCACTGCCGCTGCTCCCAAGCCTGATAGGCCTCCTGTTTCCAAGACAACCAG GCCTGCCACTGGTGCTCCAGGATCTCGCCCTGCCTCTGCTGCAGCCAGGCCAGCCACAGCcagcacagccaagagctccaCATCCACAGCCAAGCCTGGCACCCCCACGGCTAAaaccacctccaccacccccaGACCA TTGGCATGGGGATGA